The following are encoded together in the Drosophila biarmipes strain raj3 chromosome 3L, RU_DBia_V1.1, whole genome shotgun sequence genome:
- the LOC108028004 gene encoding LOW QUALITY PROTEIN: uncharacterized protein LOC108028004 (The sequence of the model RefSeq protein was modified relative to this genomic sequence to represent the inferred CDS: inserted 2 bases in 1 codon; deleted 4 bases in 2 codons), with product MLQPTSDLLSIYQQQTEINELLSRLELPILVCIVSVCVVFQGPEVAGGSASRESTNCNINIHNQSNIRRKNNKDEKSLASWLHEEISLECQQLRKNLFIFSSNELTERQADQPTXDGRTGEQLDRRTLRWTDNSERFHTKRDDR from the exons ATGCTGCAACCCACATCTGATCTGCTAAGCATCTACCAACAGCAAACCGAAATCAATGAACTTCTTTCGAGGCTAGAACTACCAATCT TGGTGTGTatagtatctgtgtgtgtggttTTCCAGGGGCCAGAGGTTGCGGGTGGCTCTGCATCAAGGGAAAGCACTAACTGCAACATCAACATCCACAACCAGAGCAACATCAGgcggaaa aacaacaaagatGAGAAATCGCTGGCTTCCTGGCTTCATGAAGAAATAAGTCTAGAGTGCCAG CAGTTGAGGAAAAACTTGTTCATCTTCAGCTCTAACGAGCTAACGGAGCGACAAGCGGACCAACCGAC TGATGGGCGGACTGGCGAACAGTTGGACAGACGGACGCTCCGTTGGACGGACAACTCTGAGCGATTCCACACAAAACGAGACGATAGGTAA
- the LOC108028239 gene encoding LOW QUALITY PROTEIN: uncharacterized protein LOC108028239 (The sequence of the model RefSeq protein was modified relative to this genomic sequence to represent the inferred CDS: inserted 3 bases in 2 codons) encodes MQRLCCCQTNNETICSFVDICISQWSLGQKKSAVAXPHKNADLECAKDFAMDAAISTTSRGLNSTRGNHMCXTPRWMAMM; translated from the exons ATGCAACGTTTGTGTTGCTGTCAAACAAATAACGAAACGATTTGCTCATTTGTTGATATTTGCATTTCGCAATGGTCTTTGGGGCAGAAGAAGTCTGCCGTTGC TCCCCATAAGAATGCAGATCTCGAGTGTGCTAAAGATTTCGCAATGGACGCTGCGATTTCTACGACCTCTCGGGGCTTGAACTCCACTCGAGGCAACCACATGT GTACTCCCCGCTGGATGGCGATGATGTAA